In one Bactrocera tryoni isolate S06 chromosome 5, CSIRO_BtryS06_freeze2, whole genome shotgun sequence genomic region, the following are encoded:
- the LOC120778955 gene encoding protein suppressor of underreplication, whose product MYHFMATCAPEPLELSEKVQIPGHVRQYLKDFQLETLRFLHRHLANRDFCILNDESGLGKCVSTAVYLGVIAKNKTCLIVVQNDDELVASWQFHFDVLTNLTVGVLGSNTSILDSPPNIIIAKWAILRSTIDGNKYNYDYIIIDNRGQMMSNNFCMSMLLSNYENKVNLIISSNDVTSDLKLLHNSLRLGGRLEHQYEQFKVFEAKYKLPDSKDVLNKIADLEQYFLKREMISDFCKVFRLRRYRHQYENELPLVDGQRYKINLDLWRSNCSQKSNDNVNNLNANSETPTEELFNQALALDREITHIIDGQKAEALVMANNEASDDADSMSPLLIDSDSCNSDDEEIVDITNQEISLPPQNKSPAPDIYEFVDLSTEKCSEEYVSSVSRAKPNTAKKTTETRSNSRSPVQKSNNMKTIVIKDTEEIDNGKKLTKSQPNRKKTKLQTSKKVLEKKTNGKPADKNDNQNEGMNTRVEEKATNVNVSNTNATVAKRQMRNKNVIKQNVVADSQTSQVKVNNKDNTITTTKRRTLKQPEKYVKQTANKIISIDKTKLATTAKQKNLDQSPKNEETLKTTDKAIERTSPSKGNDAKQHTDKPVKGKDQTLAEKTSVSKEKEVKSKQNVSESIETPRRLRQTRGDKTDVRKDKGAVTTEKVTPATVEPRNTKEKAPESDKVNENKSAKNSPKDSPKHDSIKQNVKPKSKNNTRVDVPATPTVRNTRSMQRQTRSTDAAKSKYMKSPLLLDDSRKPKKKRTRLTEDFAKAATKAQQEHESSSVEADATSKRKKNEKEKLATEDNSNASGKTAQSKGKKRQTNNKAIDTTDSAILPCSGNTEDMQCGQKIIADTHSDDGFLRPPTPVRNIRNSEPKNFLPTPISINDSEVVFVPCTDAPHKNQSIVVLSSSTDEGSLSSQHSAQSRRTRALKQKTALKRPATDIANTSTLHTTPTFGELLAKQRMQRKSPDLFSASTELGLTCTQQTASDRHDGVETFQGFKIFGSEVKQIQQQNAQTAGGKKSKQVLSRGRSCLNILEKMFDTPATEATDAVPTAQTQTQPKTKTTNTQKSTKKAPDSKLVKRATRGSQPVMPTLPNAVSATQQQHEKSKQTQNNDTATNQVISGALVDEEIFEITNNDAFGSVMRINSNGEISPVQTTTRGLQPTQHNKITNYLIGTTQLTPTEATTDERTPSKRTQTPLSGTVARRSPKNKSTQSTKLTKWFQKNGTLNDLQANATQNDPNSRTQSRNTMAKRLKRRCLELSFRN is encoded by the exons GTGTAATAGCCAAAAATAAAACATGTCTTATTGTTGTTCAAAACGATGATGAACTTGTGGCTAGTTGGCAATTTCACTTCGATGTACTTACAAATCTGACCGTTGGAGTTTTGGGTTCGAATACGA GCATCTTGGATTCACCGCCAAATATAATCATAGCGAAATGGGCTATTCTACGTTCAACAATTGATGGaaacaaatataattatgaTTATATTATTATCGATAACCGAGGCCAAATGATGAGTAATAACTTCTGCATGTCTATGCTCTTGAGTAACTATGAAAATAAAGTCAACTTAATAATATCTAGTAACGATGTAACG tcTGATTTAAAATTGTTACATAACTCGCTGCGTCTGGGTGGGCGTTTAGAGCATCAGTATGAACAGTTTAAAGTTTTTGAGGCGAAATACAAATTGCCCGACTCGAAGGATGTACTTAATAAAATTGCAGATTTAGAGCAATATTTCTTAAAACGTGAAATGATAAGTGATTTTTGCAA AGTTTTCCGGTTACGGCGTTATCGACATCAGTATGAAAACGAGCTGCCGCTTGTGGATGGACAACGATATAAGATTAACTTGGATTTGTGGCGTTCAAATTGCTCACAAAAATCGAATGATAATGTCAACAACTTAAATGCGAATTCTGAAACGCCGACTGAAGAACTGTTCAATCAAGCATTAGCGCTAGATCGGGAAATAACGCACATTATAGATGGACAAAAGGCTGAAGCTTTAGTAATGGCAAATAATGAGGCTTCGGACGATGCGGATAGTATGTCACCGCTTTTAATCGACTCTGACTCATGCAATAGCGATGACGAAGAAATTGTCGACATAACGAATCAAGAAATCAGCTTGCCTCCTCAAAATAAATCACCGGCTCCCGATATTTACGAATTTGTTGACTTATCAACTGAGAAATGTTCGGAGGAATATGTGAGTAGTGTTAGCAGAGCTAAACCGAACACTGCAAAAAAAACGACTGAAACTCGATCGAATTCACGATCGCCTGTGcagaaaagcaacaacatgaAGACAATTGTAATAAAAGACACAGAAGAAATCGACAATGGCAAAAAATTGACTAAAAGCCAACCCAACCGAAAAAAGACAAAATTACAAACttccaaaaaagttttggaaaaaaagacAAATGGAAAGCCAGCAGATAAAAATGACAATCAAAATGAAGGTATGAACACCCGCGTGGAAGAGAAAGCCACCAATGTGAATGTTAGCAATACAAATGCAACAGTTGCAAAACGTCAAATGAGAAATAAGAACGTAATAAAGCAAAATGTTGTTGCGGACAGTCAAACGTCACAGGTTAAAGTTAATAATAAAGATAATACAATTACCACAACTAAACGCAGAACTTTGAAACAAccggaaaaatatgtaaaacaaaccgcaaataaaataatatccaTTGATAAAACTAAACTTGCCACTACAGCGAAGCAAAAGAATTTGGATCAGTCACCTAAAAATGAGGAAACACTAAAAACAACTGATAAAGCGATTGAGCGTACTAGCCCTAGCAAAGGAAATGATGCCAAGCAGCATACTGATAAGCCAGTAAAAGGAAAAGACCAAACACTCGCTGAAAAAACCAGTGTGTCGAAGGAGAAAGAAGTAAAATCCAAGCAGAATGTGAGTGAATCAATAGAAACCCCTAGACGTTTAAGGCAGACAAGAGGCGACAAAACTGATGTTCGAAAAGACAAAGGGGCTGTGACAACTGAAAAAGTTACTCCAGCTACAGTAGAGCCTAGAAATACTAAAGAAAAGGCACCGGAAAGTGATAAGgtcaatgaaaataaatctgCAAAAAATTCACCGAAAGATTCACCAAAACATGATAGCATAAAACAAAATGTCAAACCGAAATCAAAAAATAACACACGCGTAGATGTGCCAGCGACACCAACCGTGCGGAATACCAGAAGTATGCAACGCCAAACGCGGTCCACGGACGCCGCCAAAAGTAAATACATGAAATCACCACTGTTACTAGATGATAGTAGAAAGCCGAAGAAAAAACGAACTAGACTGACAGAAGATTTTGCCAAGGCTGCAACTAAGGCTCAACAAGAACATGAAAGCTCATCGGTTGAGGCAGACGCAACAAGCAAACGCAAGAAAaacgaaaaggaaaaattagCAACTGAGGATAACAGTAATGCAAGCGGGAAAACTGCGCAAAGTAAGGgtaaaaaaaggcaaacaaataataaagcTATCGATACCACTGATTCAGCCATACTGCCATGCTCCGGCAACACAGAAGATATGcaatgtgggcaaaaaataattGCCGATACGCATTCAGATGACGGTTTTTTGCGGCCACCTACACCGGTGCGCAACATACGTAATTCTGAACCAAAAAACTTTTTACCCACACCTATTAGCATAAACGATTCCGAAGTAGTATTTGTGCCATGCACAGACGCGCCGCATAAAAATCAATCGATTGTTGTCCTATCCAGTTCAACGGATGAGGGCTCACTTTCGTCTCAGCACTCTGCACAAAGCCGACGAACACGTGCGCTAAAGCAGAAAACGGCACTCAAGCGTCCAGCAACGGACATAGCCAATACCAGTACATTGCACACAACGCCCACTTTCGGCGAACTATTAGCCAAACAACGAATGCAACGCAAGTCACCGGACTTGTTCAGTGCGAGCACCGAACTTGGCCTAACTTGCACACAGCAAACGGCAAGCGATCGGCACGATGGCGTAGAAACTTTTCAAGGCTTCAAAATATTCGGTTCGGAAGTCAaacaaatccaacaacaaaacGCGCAAACTGCAGGTGGCAAGAAATCAAAGCAAGTGTTAAGTCGTGGACGCTCATGTTTAAATATACTGGAGAAAATGTTTGATACGCCTGCAACGGAGGCCACAGATGCTGTGCCGACTGCTCAAACGCAAACGCaacctaaaacaaaaacaacaaacacgcaGAAATCAACAAAGAAAGCACCAGACAGCAAATTGGTGAAACGAGCGACCAGGGGTAGCCAACCGGTAATGCCAACACTGCCAAATGCAGTCTCCGCCACACAACAGCAGCacgaaaaaagtaaacaaacccAAAATAATGACACTGCTACAAATCAGGTGATTAGCGGTGCTCTGGTGGACGAAGAGATATTCGAGATAACGAATAATGATGCCTTCGGCAGTGTGATGCGCATCAACTCAAATGGTGAAATATCGCCGGTACAAACGACCACACGCGGCCTACAGCCAACACAACACAATAAAATCACGAACTATCTGATCGGTACAACGCAACTAACACCAACGGAAGCCACAACGGATGAGCGTACGCCAAGTAAGCGCACACAAACGCCACTGTCCGGCACAGTGGCGCGCCGATCGCCGAAAAATAAATCAACACAATCAACCAAACTGACCAAGTGGTTTCAGAAAAACGGCACGCTCAATGATCTCCAAGCGAATGCAACACAAAATGACCCCAATTCACGT